A stretch of DNA from Microlunatus capsulatus:
CTGCCGACCAGCAGCCCGGCGGCGAGCGGGAGGACGGCGGACCAGCGCACCGGCTCCCCCACCACCAGGACGACGGCGGCGACGACGGAGATGACGCCCAGCAGCAGGTTCTTCAGCGCGTTGGCCCGGAGCACGGCCTCCTCGACCAGGACCAGCACCGCAGCGAGGAGCATCACCCCGGAGCCGGCGCCGAAGTAGCCGCCGTACACGGCGACGACGCCGACCACGGCGGGCGGCACCCAGCGCGGGACCGCTCCGCGCCGGACCCGGCGCACCAGCAGCGGCTGCAGCAGCACGGCCACCGCACCGCTCAGGACGAGGAACGGCACGACGGCCTCGAAGACTCCCGGCGGGGTGACCACGAGCAGGGTCGCCCCGCTCAGCGCACCCGCCGCCGTCGGGAGCAGGAGCCGGGCCAGGGTGCCCCGGCTGCCGGCCAGCTCCCGGCGCGAGCTGACCGCCGAGCCCGGCCCGATCGCCACCCCGGCCAGCAGGTTGACGACGTTCGCCGCCAGCGGCGGGACCCCGACGGCGAGCAGCGCCGGGTAGGACACCAGCGAGGAGACCCCGCCCCCGGCGCCGACGACACCGGCCGCGACGCCCGCCAGCACCAGCAGCACCGCCGACTCCGCTGCGCCCACCGCGCCAGCCTCACACGGGCCGTGCGGCGCGGCGGGCGCCGGAGCTCAGGCGCCGGTCGTCGGCGCGGCTCCCGAGGGGGGCGCGAAGCCACGGGACGTCAGCTCGTCGAGGACGCGCCGGGCG
This window harbors:
- a CDS encoding sulfite exporter TauE/SafE family protein, which produces MGAAESAVLLVLAGVAAGVVGAGGGVSSLVSYPALLAVGVPPLAANVVNLLAGVAIGPGSAVSSRRELAGSRGTLARLLLPTAAGALSGATLLVVTPPGVFEAVVPFLVLSGAVAVLLQPLLVRRVRRGAVPRWVPPAVVGVVAVYGGYFGAGSGVMLLAAVLVLVEEAVLRANALKNLLLGVISVVAAVVLVVGEPVRWSAVLPLAAGLLVGSALGPVVVRHLPHGLVRGVAAGCGVALAVYLWVVPG